The following proteins are co-located in the Rhodococcus opacus B4 genome:
- a CDS encoding sensor domain-containing protein, with translation MRRGPAAASCSLLAVLALSACSSNASGDADDAPSMEPLGPVVTAAPDAAGTPFTDRAALKAALLDVGDLPVGFTPVPDPEDDLGLPPASESAESDKSSTDPAACGAVLSPVADQRAGAAASASGWFTGPGFATIDQDAASYPTGTDASQAFAAVQERLAGCTRYSGTDADGVQVQYLIGGRDQQPAGDASTAFRLVTTSEGVSLVSDVVVVVVGSTVTQLVATGQDPIDAGVFGDLTSTAVAKFAPAPAG, from the coding sequence ATGCGCCGCGGGCCCGCCGCCGCGTCCTGTTCCCTCCTGGCCGTGCTCGCGCTGTCGGCGTGCTCGTCGAACGCGTCCGGCGACGCAGACGACGCCCCCTCGATGGAGCCGCTCGGTCCGGTGGTGACCGCCGCGCCGGACGCGGCGGGTACACCGTTCACCGATCGGGCCGCGCTGAAGGCGGCCCTCCTCGACGTCGGCGACCTTCCCGTCGGATTCACCCCGGTGCCCGATCCCGAGGACGATCTGGGGTTGCCGCCGGCATCGGAGTCGGCGGAATCCGACAAGTCGAGCACGGATCCCGCCGCGTGCGGCGCGGTGCTGTCACCGGTCGCGGACCAGCGCGCGGGAGCGGCGGCGTCGGCGTCCGGCTGGTTCACCGGCCCGGGCTTCGCGACCATCGACCAGGACGCGGCGAGCTACCCCACCGGCACGGACGCGTCCCAGGCCTTCGCCGCGGTGCAGGAGCGGCTGGCGGGATGCACCCGGTACAGCGGCACGGACGCCGACGGGGTGCAGGTGCAGTACCTGATCGGCGGCCGCGACCAGCAGCCCGCGGGCGACGCGTCGACGGCGTTCCGGCTCGTCACCACGAGCGAGGGCGTCAGTCTCGTCTCGGACGTGGTGGTGGTCGTCGTGGGCAGCACCGTCACCCAACTGGTCGCGACGGGTCAGGACCCGATCGACGCCGGCGTCTTCGGCGACCTGACGAGCACCGCCGTGGCGAAGTTCGCACCCGCACCCGCCGGCTGA
- a CDS encoding DNA polymerase IV, producing the protein MLHLDMDAFFASVEQLTRPTLRGRPVLVGGLGGRGVVAGASYEARVFGARSAMPMHQARRLVGPGAVVLPPRGRLYGMLSKSVFDALRGPMPVLEQLSMDEAFGEPTELAGADAAAVQRYCEGLRALVLEETGLVASIGAGSGKQVAKIASGLAKPDGITVISPDEQHAVLDELPVRKLWGIGPVAEEKLKRLGIETIGGFARTPESEVASILGTTIGPGLHRLAQGVDNRPVAERAESKQVSAETTFATDIVTMAELRGAVEASAASAFVRLQKDGRAARTVVLKLKKADMSIVTRSVTLPYATLDRQILVAAAQRQVIDPIELGPVRLVGVGFAGLSTVRQGSLFPELDLDVPGYQESKITEAGGDDGLAVPVPAPARAIDTRWHPGLDVTHPDFGHGWVQGAGHGVVTVRFETRTTGPGKARTFKEDDGQLDTADVEGSLA; encoded by the coding sequence GTGTTGCACCTCGACATGGACGCGTTCTTCGCGTCGGTCGAGCAGCTCACCCGGCCGACGCTCCGCGGCCGGCCGGTTCTCGTCGGTGGTCTCGGCGGCCGCGGCGTCGTCGCCGGGGCCAGCTACGAGGCTCGGGTGTTCGGCGCGCGGTCGGCCATGCCGATGCATCAGGCCCGGAGGCTGGTCGGTCCGGGCGCGGTGGTGCTGCCGCCGCGGGGCCGGCTGTACGGCATGTTGAGCAAGTCCGTGTTCGACGCGCTCCGCGGGCCGATGCCGGTGCTCGAGCAACTGTCGATGGACGAGGCGTTCGGTGAACCCACCGAGCTGGCCGGAGCGGATGCGGCGGCGGTGCAACGCTATTGCGAGGGACTGCGGGCCCTGGTCCTCGAGGAGACGGGGCTCGTCGCGTCCATCGGGGCCGGGTCGGGCAAACAGGTGGCCAAGATCGCGTCCGGCCTCGCCAAACCCGACGGGATCACGGTGATTTCGCCGGACGAGCAGCACGCGGTGCTGGACGAACTTCCGGTGCGGAAGCTGTGGGGCATCGGCCCGGTCGCGGAGGAGAAACTGAAGCGGCTCGGCATCGAGACCATCGGCGGTTTCGCGCGGACCCCGGAATCGGAGGTCGCGTCGATTCTGGGCACCACGATCGGACCGGGCCTGCACCGGTTGGCGCAGGGCGTCGACAACCGGCCCGTCGCCGAACGCGCCGAGTCCAAACAGGTCAGTGCGGAGACGACTTTCGCCACCGACATCGTCACGATGGCGGAGTTGCGGGGTGCCGTCGAGGCGAGCGCGGCGTCCGCGTTCGTGCGCCTGCAGAAGGACGGCCGGGCCGCGCGGACGGTGGTGCTGAAGCTGAAGAAGGCGGACATGAGCATCGTGACGCGCTCGGTCACACTGCCCTACGCAACACTCGACCGTCAGATTCTGGTCGCGGCCGCGCAGCGTCAGGTGATCGACCCGATCGAACTCGGCCCGGTGCGTCTGGTCGGGGTGGGGTTCGCGGGACTGTCGACGGTGCGCCAGGGCTCGCTGTTCCCCGAACTGGACCTGGACGTCCCGGGCTACCAGGAGTCGAAGATCACGGAGGCGGGTGGTGACGACGGCCTCGCCGTGCCCGTCCCCGCGCCCGCCCGGGCGATCGACACCCGGTGGCATCCCGGTCTGGACGTGACGCACCCGGACTTCGGGCACGGCTGGGTACAGGGTGCCGGGCACGGTGTCGTGACCGTCCGATTCGAAACGCGCACAACGGGTCCGGGAAAGGCCCGCACCTTCAAGGAGGACGACGGGCAACTCGACACCGCCGATGTGGAAGGCTCGCTCGCGTGA